A region of Streptomyces sp. TG1A-60 DNA encodes the following proteins:
- a CDS encoding alpha/beta fold hydrolase: MDLRQPGPRLRGALRRRPRRTIAAVAAVVVLAGAGTWTATASDEAAPVKRTDQAMDTAEGVRIDTSYFTSGAGGRRPAVLLGHGFGGSKNDLRRQAEDLARDGYAVLTWSARGFGKSTGKIGLNDPKGEVADVSRLIDWLAKRPEVQLDKDGDPRVGAAGASYGGAVSLLAAGHDDRVDAIAPAITYWNLSDALFPNGVFKKLWAGLFVNTGGGCDRFEARLCEMYQRVAETGQPDAEAVKLLDERSPEAVGDRIKVPTLLLQGQTDSLFPLGQADAAAQAIKANGAPVDVDWISGGHDGGDMETARVQARTHAWFDRYLKDDKGADTGSAFRVTRTLGAGSGDGEPRLSGTDADAYPGLESDLRPIALAGREQSFANPAGANPPAVSALPGLGAAGGLAQLSSLGVGVSLDFPGQFASFESKPVADGLQITGSPTATVQVKSTGEDAVLFAKLYDVGPNGTSQVLPSQLVEPVRVEGARSGKDVELTLPAIDHELDDGHSLRLVLASTDLGYASPAAPATYTVSLKGDLEVPTPLGGADRTDVLPAWVWYLPASGAVIAALLLVTGRRRIVTPAPDPALAEVPLQITDLSKKYKNGDRYSVRDLSFRVEKGQVLGLLGPNGAGKTTTLRMLMGLIRPDGGQIRVFGRAIVPGAPVLSRVGAFVEGPGFLPHLSGRENLELYWRATGRPAEDAHLDEALEIAGLGDALARAVRTYSQGMRQRLAIAQAMLGLPDLLILDEPTNGLDPPQIREMRQVMIRYAAAGRTVIVSSHLLAEVEQTCTHLVVMDHGQLVQAGPVSEIVGSGDTLLVGTSETVDEPIVEKIAALPGVDSAVRTDDGLVVRLDTEGSARHLVAELVRLEVPVESVGPHRRLEDAFLTLIGESA; encoded by the coding sequence ATGGATCTTCGACAGCCCGGACCGCGACTGCGCGGGGCGCTGCGGCGGAGGCCGCGGCGGACCATCGCCGCCGTGGCCGCCGTCGTCGTGCTCGCCGGCGCGGGCACCTGGACGGCCACCGCCTCGGACGAAGCGGCGCCGGTGAAGCGCACCGACCAGGCCATGGACACGGCCGAGGGCGTGCGCATCGACACCTCTTACTTCACTTCCGGCGCGGGTGGCCGCCGCCCGGCCGTCCTGCTCGGGCACGGCTTCGGCGGCAGCAAGAACGACCTACGGCGGCAGGCCGAGGACCTCGCCCGTGACGGGTACGCGGTCCTGACCTGGTCGGCGCGCGGCTTCGGGAAGTCGACCGGCAAGATCGGGCTGAACGACCCGAAGGGCGAGGTCGCCGACGTCTCCCGGTTGATCGACTGGCTGGCGAAGCGCCCCGAGGTCCAGCTGGACAAGGACGGCGACCCGCGCGTGGGCGCCGCGGGCGCGTCGTACGGCGGGGCGGTCTCGCTGCTGGCCGCCGGACACGACGACCGGGTCGACGCCATCGCGCCCGCGATCACGTACTGGAACCTGTCGGACGCCCTCTTCCCGAACGGCGTCTTCAAGAAGCTGTGGGCCGGTCTCTTCGTCAACACCGGCGGCGGCTGCGACAGGTTCGAGGCCCGGCTGTGCGAGATGTACCAGCGGGTCGCCGAGACCGGGCAGCCGGACGCGGAGGCCGTGAAACTCCTCGACGAGCGCAGCCCCGAGGCCGTCGGCGACCGCATCAAGGTACCCACCCTGCTGCTCCAGGGCCAGACCGACTCCCTCTTCCCGCTCGGCCAGGCCGACGCCGCCGCCCAGGCGATCAAGGCCAACGGCGCTCCCGTGGACGTCGACTGGATCTCCGGCGGCCATGACGGCGGCGACATGGAGACGGCCCGCGTCCAGGCCCGCACGCACGCCTGGTTCGACCGCTATCTGAAGGACGACAAGGGCGCGGACACCGGCTCGGCGTTCCGCGTCACCCGCACCCTCGGCGCCGGCTCCGGCGACGGTGAACCGCGCCTGAGCGGCACGGACGCCGACGCCTACCCGGGCCTGGAGAGCGACCTGCGGCCGATCGCCCTCGCCGGCCGCGAGCAGAGCTTCGCGAACCCGGCCGGCGCCAACCCGCCCGCCGTGTCCGCCCTGCCCGGCCTCGGCGCCGCCGGCGGCCTCGCCCAGCTCTCCTCGCTCGGCGTCGGCGTCTCCCTCGACTTCCCCGGCCAGTTCGCCTCGTTCGAGTCGAAGCCCGTCGCGGACGGCCTCCAGATCACCGGCTCGCCCACGGCCACGGTCCAGGTGAAGTCGACCGGCGAGGACGCCGTCCTCTTCGCCAAGCTCTACGACGTCGGCCCGAACGGCACCTCGCAGGTCCTGCCCTCCCAGCTCGTCGAGCCCGTCCGGGTGGAGGGCGCCAGGTCCGGCAAGGACGTCGAGCTCACCCTCCCGGCCATCGACCACGAGCTGGACGACGGCCACAGCCTCCGCCTGGTCCTCGCCTCCACCGACCTCGGCTACGCCTCCCCGGCCGCCCCGGCGACGTACACCGTCTCCCTCAAGGGCGACCTGGAGGTGCCCACGCCGCTCGGCGGGGCCGACCGGACGGACGTGCTGCCCGCCTGGGTCTGGTACCTGCCGGCCAGCGGCGCGGTGATCGCGGCCCTCCTGCTCGTCACCGGACGCCGCCGCATCGTCACCCCCGCCCCCGATCCCGCGCTGGCCGAGGTCCCGCTCCAGATCACGGACCTGAGCAAGAAGTACAAGAACGGCGACCGCTACAGCGTCCGCGACCTCTCCTTCCGCGTCGAGAAGGGCCAGGTCCTCGGCCTCCTCGGGCCGAACGGCGCGGGCAAGACAACCACCCTGCGCATGCTGATGGGCCTGATCCGGCCCGACGGCGGTCAGATCCGCGTCTTCGGCCGCGCGATCGTGCCGGGCGCCCCGGTGCTCTCCCGGGTCGGCGCCTTCGTCGAGGGTCCGGGTTTCCTCCCGCACCTCTCCGGCCGCGAGAACCTGGAGCTGTACTGGCGGGCCACCGGCCGCCCGGCGGAGGACGCCCACCTGGACGAGGCGTTGGAGATCGCCGGGCTCGGTGACGCCCTGGCCCGCGCGGTCCGCACCTACTCCCAGGGCATGCGCCAGCGCCTGGCCATCGCCCAGGCCATGCTCGGCCTGCCCGACCTGCTGATACTCGACGAGCCGACGAACGGACTGGACCCGCCGCAGATCCGCGAGATGCGCCAGGTCATGATCCGGTACGCGGCGGCCGGCCGCACGGTCATCGTCTCCAGCCACCTGCTGGCGGAGGTCGAGCAGACCTGTACGCATCTGGTCGTCATGGACCACGGGCAGCTCGTCCAGGCGGGCCCCGTCAGCGAGATCGTCGGTTCCGGCGACACACTGCTGGTCGGCACGTCCGAGACCGTGGACGAGCCGATCGTCGAGAAGATCGCCGCCCTTCCGGGCGTCGACTCGGCCGTGCGCACCGACGACGGCCTGGTGGTCCGCCTCGACACCGAGGGCAGCGCCCGGCACCTGGTCGCCGAACTCGTCCGGCTGGAGGTCCCCGTGGAGTCGGTCGGCCCGCACCGCCGCCTGGAAGACGCCTTCCTCACCCTGATCGGAGAGTCCGCATGA